A genomic region of Anopheles coustani chromosome 3, idAnoCousDA_361_x.2, whole genome shotgun sequence contains the following coding sequences:
- the LOC131259908 gene encoding dynein light chain Tctex-type, with the protein MEEGKEEHQFVVDDVSKIIKEAIETTIGGNAYQHDKVNNWTGSVVENCLSVLTKLQKPYKYIVTCMIMQKNGAGLHTASSCYWNNETDGSCTVRWENKTMYCIVSVFGLSI; encoded by the exons ATGGAGGAAGGCAAAGAAGAG CATCAATTTGTTGTAGACGACGTGAGCAAAATCATCAAAGAAGCAATCGAAACTACAATCGGAGGGAATGCATATCAACATGATAAAGTTAATAACTGGACTGGATCGGTTGTTGAGAACTGCCTCAGCGTGTTGACGAAGTTACAAAAGCCTTACAAGTACATAG TGACCTGTATGATAATGCAGAAAAACGGAGCCGGTCTACATACGGCGAGTTCGTGCTATTGGAACAATGAAACAGACGGATCCTGCACTGTGcgctgggaaaacaaaaccatgtaCTGCATCGTGTCGGTGTTTGGattatcaatttaa
- the LOC131259907 gene encoding DNA-directed RNA polymerase II subunit Rpb4, which yields MAGFNPVDMVEEDAADLQFPKEFENAETLLISEVHMLLEHRKNQNESSEEEQEFSEVFHKTYTYTNEFRKFRNKETIASVRSLLMQKKLHKFELAALGNLCPASPEEAKALIPSLEGRFEDDELQQILDDIGTKRSLQY from the exons ATGGCCGGATTCAATCCCGTTGATATGGTGGAGGAAGATGCGGCCGATTTGCAGTTTCCTAAAG aATTTGAAAACGCCGAAACGCTGCTGATTAGCGAAGTGCACATGCTCTTGGAACAtcggaaaaatcaaaatgaatcgTCGGAAGAGGAACAAGAGTTTTCGGAAGTTTTCCACAAAACGTACACGTATACCAACGAATTCCGAAAGTTCCGAAATAAAGAAACCATTGCCAGTGTGCGAAG CTTACTAATGCAGAAAAAGCTACACAAGTTTGAATTAGCAGCATTGGGAAATCTGTGTCCAGCATCGCCCGAAGAGGCAAAGGCGCTCATTCCTTCATTGGAAGGACGCTTTGAGGATGATGAGCTTCAGCAAATATTGGACGACATCGGTACCAAACGCAGTTTACAGTATTAG
- the LOC131259905 gene encoding gamma-tubulin complex component 5, which yields MSLVLTELEALVQQYVPQLIKLLTEFDETEENYSLCHKFTLGIIRNHRFLSVNSHETRRNIESVIENMELSNFAAEARQLRKSYEDFITDPLCLNHYVHEIHWSVLLFLLGVAYNPLGALKARLRNGEVLQLVTPEPTLVPWYDKERDDLIAELFEENFAVGFNDGDQGSELSDWSDLEDDERGEYVNIEQKDSVVETMEVGSQLIGDGKQEVVVHSKVAPPRQEETYRTFSSANAYEWLEENLQNRWWGDSYYQTVVNSEHKVASFCNFWTECIVKASHGFLKSEPISTVSEYCVLREILWMFTNPVDCKFFRIDDDQIWINSNVSLPSTTEHGIHTFLLNFTECMTIAYRLRNFCSNILEQTAKTLPAPHSFECYAAGVKSFLNHMDTVMIAKERELIRQEPGKTHTIITFFNELEPELFVLKKLYDIHKFSVLDWTKFPAHIAVAHLLSGLFRSVKLSANLEKGNLAFALLLATLKCYMNMIDTWWTEGRLDDWREEFLVEKACSENLPVGLLTGYQARLFSKCKIRSFYVSSAISDVIENDPIIKLLLHHSLEAGYTLNILNGLDRISDMRKEQNMEENLVYQSFLEAILEELETFRTEVDTVTEETFNIDRQYSLDAEQENENIAMCNLKKQIREICDDDLLLLAFNSTLILASSENVGDETEAVASSIASNTTGRKVTNAFSLYTILNSISTLQLPLENVLFNAIKNLMETKRQAANHYVTYIYKEEFHVMDHLKNIRKVLLLEASDLMDYFYSSLFRRIEAGESWANPYLLTIQLNDILASRFTDMNTLFTVEVDRSAIYQLDTTSVLLAIDEIRILYNPGHDLSNMVNEETMASYNSVFRFLLKVKWALGTLETLRFPDSQKKRPPYTTFGMLDLILKRLAMLKFWMIFSVQCIHSHLMTHVLQSFGEQLDEKLNQADNLSEMIAVHQSYISTIFEHCFQQDDSKQLMEGIIRLLNLVYIMRDEWLNTVLYSEMDARGDIEDNGTITDFITNSQVDELERTYCTCHQQLAKLLSREAYGKHKLHLTGLADAFSYNVPY from the exons ATGTCTTTAGTTTTAACCGAGCTTGAAGCGTTGGTGCAGCAATACGTTCCGCAATTGATCAAATTGTTGACTGAATTCGAT GAAACCGAAGAAAACTACAGTCTGTGCCATAAGTTTACACTGGGTATAATACGAAACCATCGGTTCCTATCTGTTAACAGCCACGAAACTCGCCGGAACATAGAATCCGTAATAGAAAACATGGAACTCAGTAATTTCGCTGCTGAGGCACGCCAGTTGCGGAAGTCCTACGAGGATTTTATCACTGATCCGCTGTGTTTGAACCACTATGTTCACGAAATTCACTGGTCGGTGCTGTTGTTTCTTCTCGGTGTGGCTTACAATCCGCTTGGTGCACTAAAAGCTCGTTTGCGAAATGGGGAAGTACTACAACTTGTCACACCGGAACCGACATTAGTGCCATGGTATGATAAGGAACGAGATGATCTGATTGCAGAGCTGTTTGAGGAAAACTTTGCTGTTGGCTTCAATGATGGGGATCAAGGATCGGAGTTGAGTGATTGGAGTGACCTAGAGGATGATGAACGTGGTGAATATGTGAATATCGAACAGAAAGATTCAGTCGTGGAAACGATGGAAGTTGGCAGTCAACTAATCGGTGACGGAAAACAGGAAGTGGTTGTCCATAGTAAAGTAGCACCTCCGAGACAGGAAGAAACCTATCGAACGTTCAGTTCGGCTAATGCCTACGAATGGCTAGAAGAGAATCTTCAAAACCGTTGGTGGGGCGATTCTTATTATCAGACCGTGGTTAATAGTGAACATAAAGTAGCATCGTTTTGTAATTTCTGGACTGAATGCATCGTAAAAGCATCGCATGGATTCCTCAAATCTGAACCTATCTCAACAGTTTCCGAGTATTGCGTGTTGCGCGAGATTCTTTGGATGTTTACCAACCCAGTTGATTGCAAATTTTTCCGCATCGATGACGATCAGATATGGATCAATTCAAATGTGTCGCTCCCAAGCACGACGGAACACGGGATACATACATTTCTATTGAATTTTACCGAATGCATGACAATCGCATACAGGTTGAGGAATTTTTGCAGCAATATTCTCGAGCAGACGGCTAAAACCCTGCCAGCACCACACTCATTTGAATGTTACGCTGCAGGAGTGAAGAGTTTTCTAAACCACATGGACACGGTTATGAtagcaaaagaaagagaacTTATCCGGCAGGAACCGGGGAAAACGCACACGATCATAACGTTCTTCAATGAGCTGGAGCCTGAACTATTCGTGCTGAAGAAGCTATACGACATCCACAAATTTTCTGTGCTCGATTGGACGAAATTTCCTGCCCACATTGCCGTTGCCCACTTGCTGTCCGGATTGTTTCGTAGCGTAAAATTGAGCGCCAACTTGGAGAAAGGGAATCTTGCCTTCGCTTTGCTTTTAGCAACACTGAAGTGCTACATGAACATGATTGACACGTGGTGGACGGAAGGGCGACTAGACGACTGGCGCGAAGAGTTTCTAGTTGAAAAAGCATGTTCGGAAAATTTACCAGTTGGCTTACTTACCGGCTACCAAGCAAGATTGTTTTCAAAGTGTAAAATTAGATCATTTTACGTGAGCTCAGCAATTtcggatgtaattgaaaatgaTCCAATAATCAAACTACTGCTGCACCATTCTCTCGAGGCCGGCTACACTTTAAACATCCTGAATGGCTTGGATAGAATCAGCGATATGAGAAAGGAACAAAATATGGAAGAAAATCTAGTGTATCAAAGCTTTCTGGAAGCAATCTTGGAGGAACTGGAAACATTCCGCACAGAAGTAGACACAGTAACCGAAGAAACTTTCAATATCGACCGGCAATACTCGTTGGATGCGGAACAG GAAAACGAGAACATCGCGATGTGTAACCTAAAGAAACAAATTCGGGAAATATGTGATGATGATCTTCTACTATTGGCCTTCAACAGTACATTGATTTTGGCTAGTAGTGAAAATGTTGGCGATGAAACTGAAGCGGTCGCCAGCAGCATTGCATCTAACACGACGGGGCGTAAAGTTACGAATGCTTTTTCCCTATACACAATTCTCAATTCAATTTCGACGCTGCAGCTACCACTCGAGAATGTCCTCTTTAATGCGATAAAAAATTTGATGGAAACCAAGCGTCAAGCGGCGAATCATTATGTAACGTACATCTACAAGGAAGAATTCCACGTGATGGACCATCTCAAAAACATACGAAAAGTTTTACTACTAGAGGCAAGTGATCTCATGGATTACTTTTACAGCAGTTTGTTCCGACGCATCGAGGCGGGAGAAAGCTGGGCTAATCCCTATCTTCTCACCATACAGTTGAATGATATTCTTGCATCGAGGTTCACCGATatgaacacacttttcaccgTGGAGGTAGATCGCTCAGCCATTTACCAGTTGGATACAACTTCTGTGCTGTTGGCTATAGATGAAATTCGTATCCTCTACAATCCAGGGCATGATTTGAGCAACATGGTTAACGAGGAGACGATGGCGAGCTACAACAGTGTGTTTCGATTTCTCCTGAAAGTAAAATGGGCCCTCGGAACCTTGGAAACGTTACGTTTTCCCGATTCACAAAAGAAAAGACCACCATACACGACCTTCGGAATGCTCGATTTAATACTGAAGCGGTTGGCAATGCTTAAGTTTTGGATGATATTTTCTGTGCAGTGCATACATTCGCACCTAATGACTCATGTGCTCCAATCGTTCGGTGAACAGTTGGATGAAAAGCTAAACCAGGCCGATAACTTGAGTGAAATGATAGCCGTGCATCAGTCGTACATTTCTACAATTTTCGAACACTGCTTCCAGCAGGATGATAGCAAACAGCTGATGGAAGGAATAATTCGGCTGCTGAATCTGGTGTACATTATGCGCGACGAATGGCTGAACACGGTGCTGTATTCGGAAATGGACGCCCGAGGAGATATCGAAGATAACGGAACAATTACAGATTTCATCACAAATTCCCAGGTCGATGAACTTGAAAGGACATACTGTACATGCCATCAGCAACTTGCGAAACTGCTAAGCCGGGAGGCTTACGGAAAACATAAACTACACT TAACTGGTCTGGCGGATGCGTTTAGTTATAATGTCCCATACTGA
- the LOC131259906 gene encoding uncharacterized protein LOC131259906 — protein MDFKFNFACSCKITKTLSINKLLETGYQDRLNEYMNDIVDRAWDEQDSEILSLMVAIIDNLRSSNNVTDSSISSNPQTRTFEKEDMDMAILNTIRDEPPNNCVCDAISRKISILLNAGLAELASEFVCEESLLEKVRLLKPFVRLFESDTMFVNFFTRCWKLSIQYFYPSLISELTDVYPQFLEFLMNALIECKELDRNMLLQRKEFTYLSRCLTVAPTFYTILSYLAGHKLNQVQHLITACIAFVKAELPSKEYYNLFPVHLRPYAIIMNEIISPHDPHVMILVEELKNCKPVDYNILLMSCPVFYTSMLFTDPPDLKTGLC, from the exons atggattttaaatttaatttcgctTGCAGCtgcaaaatcacgaaaacccTCTCCATCAACAAGTTACTTGAAACGGGTTACCAGGATCGATTAAATGAATACATGAACGATATTGTTGATCGCGCCTGGGATGAGCAGGATTCAGAAATACTTTCATTAATG GTCGCGATCATAGACAACCTACGTTCCAGCAACAATGTTACTGATAGTTCCATCTCAAGTAACCCGCAAACAAGAACGTTTGAGAAAGAGGACATGGACATGGCGATCCTGAATACCATCCGGGACGAACCACCTAACAACTGTGTTTGCGATGCAATATCCCGCAAAATTTCAATCTTACTCAACGCAGGTCTGGCCGAATTAGCTTCCGAGTTTGTGTGTGAAGAATCATTATTGGAAAAAGTGCGGCTGCTAAAGCCATTTGTCCGGCTGTTTGAAAGCGACACGATGTTTGTGAACTTTTTTACACGATGCTGGAAATTATCTATTCAATACTTTTATCCCAGCCTGATCAGTGAGTTGACTGACGTGTATCCACAATTTTTAGAATTTCTTATGAATGCCTTGATCGAATGTAAAGAATTAGACCGTAATATGCTGCTGCAGAGGAAAGAATTTACATATCTCTCTCGTTGTCTCACAGTTGCCCCAACATTTTACACCATTCTTTCATATTTAGCTGGACACAAGTTAAATCAAGTGCAGCATTTGATAACCGCTTGTATAGCGTTTGTAAAGGCCGAGTTGCCTAGTAAAGAATATTACAATTTATTTCCAGTGCACCTTAGACCCTATGCTATAATAATGAATGAAATCATAAGTCCGCACGATCCTCATGTAATGATTCTTGTTGAAGAACTTAAAAACTGTAAACCTGTCGATTACAACATCCTACTGATGAGCTGTCCAGTTTTTTACACCTCTATGCTATTTACTGACCCACCTGATCTAAAAACGGGCCTATGTTAA
- the LOC131259904 gene encoding uncharacterized protein LOC131259904 gives MANDSRHIIITTPSSGTSVVPRLRPKPAQPTSTTPSMGLTLGTIPLNPSPKNVISPIPAATMESDKFVANFNDKFLGTSMPRFSPISMEGDLASFKIITTSNAVSPATLLSPFEQESMSTSTTVSVRPRPTALAHAQQQILSNSNSEKSLVSPLSGSFTWNPFGDPSPFSPISTLTEDQLFGAEFDKLRLEGSQTSIVTSPEEMKSDRSISYWGGPQRKSLTQALSTGMIASSGGVQNGRELPKLEEDPFGSAPFTLPKRFKQKSSSSKLASKLSDRWRHAVGSGQAGKESLIDNTPTENGGNDIDKRPGSCTRTEMLVLEKSGLIGGGQKNLMLDDLINSGEKASPSFIKLPLDDRNKYEKLNSNGITSDDSDSEFYPETMGTTVGFGSGPDNIAIPGSVGGGMGGPKKHSFKHFVESNIPEKLQAVYHKVDKSQIKHVHIVKKLRNKVVAHGGKESVPSGIGTTKVTKGRRKGKRNGDPQDNINTPEGGNASDDDSIGSASDLRANDDFPESEEIDPKAPPNSSVRKRASFNRASFGGEGSVDDCISESIKTCGSSAYHAECESVTTNEDNTSRIVTRVRVKKRERLDSKHSVIDEDDSAEEDMIQGEKPLLLDDELDYESAVENNTSGEEVLMDPFTPEDEAVKNKPHLCLEDDSEGDAELDPFAMAPFRKPFVNKRNNVVKFMPGVHSIPEHHPTSSGVSGKHSSDFMTSTPIKKQAPELAPLSSQCTDIFELPEERIMPLRGSLETPPLREKSPSVCQYSFGSEPFLATPSMAPASSPAAVTDPIVTITLPPIQQRHTPLSNVSTSQPHKTSFSVQTTHDSLISNRLPYDVDAVTLTHIIPHNTCPAISSTIPVLPTPAASSPSSSLALGTNSSQQVFAGSQQHYSPHVLAGQQELSARRNYINFSQIPSHSMACITPDNNYVNFCPKEEDDDVRKLKSDEYDDNSSDTMAKVSSKGFLTKKQKVKYNHLHEKSTSSGGGPNHGRDETVSSTLGQKVKANVSGYRKVVSEVTSNGKGKKEESFSKQSKGCSKSSSKTMGFSNMSFEDFPSDELADEAGSADGTRLTTGTGGSGKLLKMAPFEVIRNEKMLQEAEKKFGSLKRRSNPFS, from the exons ATGGCAAACGATTCAAGACACATTATAATCACAACACCGAGTAGTGGTACGAGTGTTGTGCCAAGGTTACGACCAAAACCGGCCCAGCCAACATCAACCACGCCTTCAATGGGACTCACGCTGGGCACGATACCGTTGAATCCATCCCCAAAAAACGTTATCTCACCTATTCCCGCTGCAACCATGGAGTCGGATAAGTTCGTGGCCAACTTCAATGATAAATTTCTGGGAACGTCAATGCCTCGATTCAGTCCGATTTCCATGGAAGGAGACTTAGCATCCTTCAA aatCATAACAACGTCTAATGCGGTGTCACCGGCCACACTCTTGTCCCCCTTCGAGCAGGAATCCATGTCAACCTCAACGACTGTATCCGTTCGCCCCCGACCAACAGCTCTGGCCCATGCGCAACAACAAATATTAAGCAACTCCAACAGTGAAAAATCGCTCGTATCCCCTTTGTCGGGTTCGTTCACTTGGAATCCCTTCGGGGATCCGTCACCTTTCAGCCCAATTTCGACACTGACCGAGGACCAGCTGTTCGGAGCAGAATTCGATAAGTTGCGTCTAGAAGGCAGCCAAACCTCGATCGTAACTTCCCCGGAGGAAATGAAATCCGATCGATCTATTTCCTATTGGGGTGGCCCACAAAGAAAGTCGCTAACACAGGCTCTCTCTACGGGCATGATTGCTTCAAGCGGTGGAGTACAGAATGGCAGAGAGCTGCCAAAGCTCGAAGAGGACCCGTTTGGTTCCGCTCCCTTCACCCTCCCGAAGCGATTCAAGCAAAAAAGCAGCTCATCCAAGCTCGCCTCGAAGCTAAGCGATCGCTGGCGACACGCCGTTGGAAGTGGGCAAGCAGGCAAGGAAAGTCTAATTGATAACACTCCAAccgaaaatggtggaaatgaCATTGATAAAAGGCCAGGCAGTTGCACGCGTACGGAAATGTTGGTATTGGAAAAATCCGGCTTAATCGGTGGTGGACAAAAGAACCTAATGCTAGATGATCTCATCAACAGTGGCGAAAAAGCTTCACCGAGTTTCATCAAGTTGCCATTAGATGATCGCAATAAGTACGAGAAACTGAACTCAAACGGTATAACCTCAGATGATAGTGACTCAGAGTTTTATCCCGAGACAATGGGAACCACCGTTGGCTTTGGAAGTGGACCGGACAATATCGCAATACCCGGTAGTGTTGGTGGTGGCATGGGTGGTCCTAAAAAGCACAGTTTCAAACACTTTGTTGAAAGTAATATCCCCGAGAAGCTGCAAGCTGTTTACCACAAAGTCGACAAGAGCCAAATAAAACATGTGCACATTGTAAAGAAGCTGCGAAATAAAGTAGTGGCGCATGGTGGCAAAGAATCTGTACCGTCGGGCATCGGTACTACGAAAGTCACTAAGGGACGTcgtaaaggaaaaagaaacggtgATCCACAAGATAACATAAATACACCCGAAGGCGGAAATGCTTCGGATGATGATTCAATCGGTTCGGCCTCGGATCTTCGAGCCAACGATGATTTTCCCGAGAGCGAGGAAATCGACCCAAAGGCACCGCCAAATAGTTCAGTTAGAAAACGAGCTTCTTTCAACCGAGCGTCATTTGGTGGTGAAGGAAGCGTGGATGATTGCATCAGCGAAAGCATAAAAACGTGCGGTTCAAGTGCCTACCACGCTGAATGTGAAAGTGTGACGACCAACGAGGACAACACCAGCCGAATAGTGACGCGCGTACGCGTGAAAAAACGGGAGCGTCTCGATTCGAAGCACAGCGTGATCGACGAAGACGACTCGGCCGAAGAAGACATGATTCAGGGAGAAAAACCGCTTCTGCTGGACGATGAACTTGATTACGAATCCGCGGTGGAAAATAATACCAGCGGCGAGGAGGTACTGATGGATCCATTCACTCCCGAGGATGAAGctgtaaaaaacaaacctcacTTATGCCTTGAAGATGACTCCGAAGGTGATGCCGAATTGGACCCTTTTGCTATGGCACCTTTTCGTAAGCCGTTCGTAAATAAGCGAAACAATGTCGTTAAATTTATGCCCGGAGTACATTCCATTCCAGAACACCATCCTACTAGTAGCGGCGTTAGTGGCAAACATTCGAGCGACTTTATGACATCAACTCCGATTAAAAAACAAGCTCCAGAACTGGCTCCACTGTCGTCGCAGTGTACCGACATTTTCGAGCTGCCCGAAGAGCGCATTATGCCTCTTCGAGGATCCCTCGAAACACCGCCCTTACGTGAAAAATCTCCTAGTGTTTGTCAGTACAGTTTTGGCTCTGAACCATTCCTTGCCACACCATCAATGGCACCTGCATCCTCACCAGCTGCAGTAACAGATCCAATCGTAACAATAACATTACCTCCAATTCAACAGCGACATACACCGTTGAGTAATGTCTCAACTAGCCAACCACATAAAACCTCCTTCTCAGTACAGACTACTCATGATTCTTTAATTTCCAATCGTTTACCATACGACGTTGACGCCGTTACTTTAACGCACATTATTCCTCATAACACTTGCCCTGCAATTTCTAGTACCATACCTGTACTACCAACACCCGCAGCGTCCTCTCCGTCTTCATCTCTGGCATTGGGAACCAACAGTAGCCAACAAGTCTTTGCCGGGAGCCAACAGCACTACAGTCCGCATGTATTAGCAGGGCAACAAGAACTATCCGCGCGACGAAATTATATCAACTTTAGTCAAATTCCGTCGCATAGCATGGCATGCATTACGCCCGACAACAATTATGTAAATTTCTGTccgaaagaagaagatgacGATGTGCGTAAGCTTAAATCGGATGAATATGATGATAACAGCAGTGACACGATGGCAAAGGTTTCTTCAAAAGGCTTCCTTACCAAAAAGCAGAAAGTAAAGTACAATCATCTGCACGAAAAGAGCACCAGCAGTGGCGGTGGCCCCAATCATGGCAGAGACGAGACTGTTTCCAGCACGCTTGGACAAAAAGTTAAAGCCAACGTTAGTGGATATCGTAAAGTGGTGTCGGAGGTAACAAGTAACGGCAAAGGTAAAAAGGAGGAGTCATTTTCGAAGCAATCGAAAGGATGCTCCAAATCAAGCTCCAAAACTATGGGTTTCAGTAATATGAGTTTCGAGGACTTTCCTTCGGACGAGCTGGCCGATGAAGCGGGTTCTGCAGATGGAACCCGTTTGACCACGGGAACAGGCGGGAGCGGCAAGTTGTTGAAAATGGCCCCATTCGAGGTGATTCGCAACGAAAAAATGCTTCAAGAGGcggaaaaaaagtttggttCGTTGAAACGACGCAGCAACCCGTTTTCCTGA
- the LOC131271895 gene encoding cleavage and polyadenylation specificity factor 73, protein MAQKRSSNGVRLLKEESDLMIIRPLGAGQEVGRSCIMLEFKGKKIMLDCGIHPGLSGMDALPFVDLIDADQIDLLFISHFHLDHCGALPWFLQKTSFKGRCFMTHATKAIYRWMLSDYIKVSNISTDQMLYTEADLEASMEKIETINFHEERDILGVRFWAYNAGHVLGAAMFMIEIAGIRVLYTGDFSRQEDRHLMAAEIPAMRPDVLITESTYGTHIHEKREDRESRFTSLVQKIVTQGGRCLIPVFALGRAQELLLILDEYWSQNPELQEIPIYYASSLAKKCMAVYQTYINAMNDKIRRQIAINNPFVFRYISNLKGIDHFDDVGPCVVMASPGMMQSGLSRELFETWCTDPKNGVIIAGYCVEGTLAKTILFEPEEITSMNGQKLPLNMSVDYISFSAHTDYQQTSEFIRLLQPTHVVLVHGEQNEMSRLKSALMREYEANPKIQITFHNPRNTQPVELYFRGEKTAKVMGTLAIGEPADCQRLSGVLVKREFKYHLLAPTDLSKYTDMSMSIVTQRQSIHFPGSTVVLKLLLERAGGPGSVVECPLAEGSTASARLRVCDCIDLTADGKIVTLEWQATPVNDMYADMVMACLLQCEIAGSNVVGARMSKVDEKHYQNCLIETLQELFGEQSMEKFIDSNRLTVTVRGKRIVIDLETNQVECEQDEQLYQTVFMTVRKLRQSLML, encoded by the coding sequence ATGGCGCAAAAACGATCATCCAACGGTGTGCGGCTTCTGAAGGAAGAAAGCGATCTGATGATAATCCGACCGCTGGGGGCCGGACAAGAAGTGGGCCGGTCATGCATTATGTTGgagtttaaaggaaaaaagatcATGCTCGACTGTGGAATCCATCCGGGACTTTCCGGAATGGATGCGCTTCCGTTCGTCGATCTCATCGATGCCGACCAGATTGATCTGCTGTTCATTTCGCACTTCCATCTTGATCACTGCGGAGCGTTGCCATGGTTTCTGCAGAAAACCTCCTTCAAAGGACGCTGTTTCATGACGCACGCTACAAAGGCCATCTACCGGTGGATGTTGTCTGATTACATCAAAGTCAGCAACATTTCCACGGATCAAATGCTGTACACTGAAGCGGACTTGGAGGCTAGTATGGAGAAGATTGAAACGATAAACTTTCACGAGGAACGCGACATCCTTGGGGTGCGGTTCTGGGCGTACAATGCGGGTCACGTGCTGGGAGCCGCTATGTTTATGATCGAAATCGCCGGCATTCGGGTGCTATACACAGGAGATTTTTCGCGCCAAGAGGACCGTCATTTGATGGCTGCCGAAATACCAGCCATGCGTCCCGACGTACTGATAACTGAGTCAACTTACGGAACACACATTCACGAGAAGCGGGAGGATCGAGAGAGTCGTTTCACGTCCCTAGTGCAGAAGATCGTAACACAGGGAGGAAGGTGCCTGATTCCCGTGTTTGCCCTTGGCCGAGCTCAAGAGTTGCTGTTGATTTTGGACGAATACTGGAGCCAAAATCCGGAGTTGCAGGAGATACCCATCTACTACGCATCATCGTTGGCAAAGAAATGCATGGCCGTCTATCAGACCTACATTAACGCGATGAACGATAAAATCCGTCGACAGATTGCCATCAACAAcccgtttgtttttcgatacATCTCAAACCTGAAAGGAATTGATCATTTCGATGACGTTGGTCCGTGTGTCGTCATGGCATCGCCGGGAATGATGCAGAGTGGGCTTTCCCGCGAGCTGTTTGAAACGTGGTGTACCGATCCTAAAAACGGTGTCATTATAGCCGGCTACTGTGTGGAAGGAACGCTGGCTAAAACGATTCTCTTTGAACCAGAGGAAATAACGAGCATGAATGGTCAAAAGCTGCCTCTGAATATGTCGGTAGACTATATTTCCTTCTCCGCTCACACCGATTACCAGCAAACGAGCGAATTCATCCGCCTGTTGCAACCGACACACGTGGTATTGGTACATGGCGAACAGAATGAAATGAGTCGCTTAAAGTCCGCGTTGATGCGCGAGTACGAGGCCAATCCAAAGATTCAGATAACGTTCCACAATCCACGTAACACCCAACCAGTGGAACTGTATTTCAGAGGCGAAAAGACCGCTAAAGTAATGGGAACACTGGCAATCGGTGAGCCGGCGGATTGTCAGCGGCTGAGTGGTGTGCTAGTAAAGCGAGAATTTAAGTATCATCTACTGGCTCCAACAGATCTTTCTAAGTACACCGACATGAGCATGTCGATAGTGACGCAACGACAGAGCATCCATTTTCCCGGATCTACGGTTGTGCTGAAATTACTTCTTGAACGTGCCGGAGGCCCAGGATCAGTGGTAGAATGCCCGCTTGCCGAAGGAAGCACTGCATCGGCTCGATTGCGAGTTTGCGATTGTATCGATCTGACTGCCGACGGGAAGATCGTCACTCTGGAATGGCAAGCGACGCCGGTGAACGACATGTATGCAGATATGGTAATGGCTTGTCTGCTGCAGTGCGAGATTGCTGGCAGCAACGTTGTCGGGGCGCGTATGTCCAAGGTGGATGAGAAACACTATCAGAATTGTCTGATTGAAACGCTGCAGGAGTTGTTTGGAGAGcaatcgatggaaaagtttatcgaCTCGAATAGACTCACGGTTACCGTACGTGGAAAGCGCATCGTGATTGATCTGGAGACAAATCAAGTCGAGTGCGAACAAGATGAACAGCTGTACCAGACGGTTTTCATGACCGTGCGCAAATTACGTCAAAGTTTAATGTTGTAG